The Paraburkholderia sp. ZP32-5 genome includes a window with the following:
- a CDS encoding SDR family oxidoreductase, with product MRLTGKTAIVTGGGSGFGEGIAKTFAREGANVVVNDLNGPAAERVASEIALAGGKAIAVTGNVAQRDDWRKLREAALEDFGSVQIVVNNAGTTHRNKPVLEVTEAEFDRVYAVNVKSIYWSVQEFVPYFREQGGGNFINIASTAGVRPRPGLVWYNGSKGAVIIASKALAVELGPERIRVNCVNPVIGETALLSEFMGVEDTPQNRQKFLAGIPLGRFSTPQDIANAALYLASDEAEFITGVCLEVDGGRCV from the coding sequence ATGCGGTTGACAGGTAAAACGGCCATCGTCACGGGCGGCGGTTCGGGTTTCGGCGAAGGCATCGCGAAGACCTTTGCGCGCGAAGGCGCGAACGTCGTGGTCAACGACCTCAACGGGCCCGCGGCCGAACGCGTTGCGAGCGAGATCGCGCTGGCGGGCGGCAAGGCGATCGCGGTGACCGGCAACGTCGCGCAACGCGACGACTGGCGCAAGCTGCGCGAGGCCGCGCTCGAAGACTTCGGCAGCGTGCAGATCGTCGTCAACAACGCGGGCACCACGCATCGCAACAAGCCGGTGCTCGAAGTGACCGAGGCCGAGTTCGACCGCGTCTATGCGGTCAACGTGAAGAGCATCTACTGGAGCGTGCAGGAGTTCGTGCCGTATTTCCGCGAGCAAGGCGGCGGCAACTTCATCAATATCGCGTCGACGGCGGGCGTGCGGCCGAGGCCGGGGCTCGTTTGGTACAACGGCAGCAAGGGCGCGGTGATCATCGCGAGCAAGGCGCTGGCCGTTGAGCTTGGGCCGGAGCGGATTCGCGTGAACTGCGTGAATCCGGTGATTGGCGAGACCGCGCTGCTCTCCGAGTTTATGGGCGTCGAAGATACGCCGCAGAACCGGCAGAAGTTTCTCGCAGGCATTCCGCTCGGGCGCTTTTCGACGCCGCAGGATATTGCGAATGCGGCGCTTTATCTGGCTTCGGATGAAGCGGAGTTCATCACCGGCGTGTGCCTTGAGGTGGATGGCGGGCGCTGCGTGTAG
- a CDS encoding aldehyde dehydrogenase family protein: MEEARHFIGGEWCAASGGETIAVLDPSDGQPFTQLARGTAADIDTAVRAARLAFEGAWGAASAAERGRVLYRLSLLVAARQEELAQLEARDTGKPLKQARADAAALVRYFEFYAGAADKLHGETLPYQTGYTVLTIREPHGVTGHIVPWNYPMQIFGRSVGAALATGNACVVKPAEDACLSVLRVAELAAEAGLPAGALNIVTGYGHEAGAALARHPGIDHVSFTGSPETGKLVTQMAAENHVPVTLELGGKSPQIVFADADISAALPFLISAIVQNAGQTCSAGSRVLIDHAIYEPLLDRLASAFQALRVGPSKADLDCGPLISAKQQQRVWDFLSDAQHDGIAMAAHGEVIPEAPESGFYQAPTLLRDVPASHRLARDEVFGPVLAAMSFRDEDEALALANGTQFGLVAGIWTRDGARQMRLARRVRAGQVFINNYGAGGGVELPFGGVKHSGHGREKGFEALYGFTVLKTIAIRHG, translated from the coding sequence ATGGAAGAAGCCCGGCATTTCATCGGCGGCGAGTGGTGCGCCGCTTCCGGCGGCGAGACGATCGCCGTGCTCGATCCGTCGGACGGCCAGCCGTTCACGCAACTCGCGCGCGGCACCGCGGCCGATATCGACACCGCCGTCCGCGCCGCGCGGCTCGCCTTCGAAGGCGCATGGGGCGCCGCGAGCGCCGCTGAGCGCGGCCGCGTGCTGTACCGGCTGTCGCTGCTGGTGGCCGCGCGCCAGGAAGAACTCGCGCAGCTCGAAGCACGCGACACCGGCAAGCCGCTCAAGCAGGCGCGCGCCGACGCCGCCGCCCTAGTCCGCTATTTCGAGTTCTACGCCGGCGCGGCCGACAAGCTGCACGGCGAAACCCTGCCCTACCAGACCGGCTATACGGTACTGACGATCCGCGAGCCGCATGGCGTGACCGGCCATATCGTGCCGTGGAATTACCCGATGCAGATTTTCGGGCGCAGCGTCGGCGCGGCCCTCGCGACCGGCAATGCGTGTGTCGTCAAACCGGCCGAGGATGCGTGTCTGTCCGTGCTGCGTGTCGCCGAACTGGCCGCTGAAGCCGGCTTGCCGGCCGGCGCGCTGAATATCGTGACCGGCTACGGACACGAAGCGGGCGCCGCGCTCGCGCGTCATCCGGGCATCGATCACGTGTCGTTCACGGGTTCGCCCGAGACCGGCAAGCTCGTCACGCAGATGGCCGCCGAAAACCACGTGCCGGTCACGCTCGAACTCGGCGGCAAGTCACCGCAAATCGTCTTCGCCGACGCCGATATCAGTGCGGCGCTGCCGTTCCTCATTTCCGCGATCGTGCAGAACGCCGGGCAAACCTGCTCGGCGGGCAGCCGCGTGCTGATCGATCACGCGATCTACGAACCGCTGCTCGACCGGCTCGCGAGCGCGTTTCAGGCGCTGCGCGTCGGGCCATCCAAGGCCGATCTCGACTGCGGCCCGCTCATCAGCGCGAAACAGCAGCAGCGCGTGTGGGACTTCCTGTCCGATGCGCAACACGACGGCATCGCGATGGCCGCGCACGGCGAAGTGATTCCCGAGGCGCCCGAAAGCGGCTTCTACCAGGCGCCGACTTTGCTGCGCGACGTGCCCGCGAGCCATCGACTCGCGCGCGACGAAGTATTCGGCCCGGTGCTCGCCGCGATGTCGTTCCGCGATGAAGACGAAGCGCTCGCGCTCGCGAACGGCACGCAGTTCGGACTCGTCGCAGGCATCTGGACCCGCGATGGTGCGCGTCAGATGCGGCTCGCGCGACGCGTGCGCGCGGGCCAGGTGTTCATCAACAACTACGGCGCGGGTGGCGGCGTCGAATTGCCGTTCGGCGGCGTCAAGCATTCGGGCCACGGACGCGAAAAAGGCTTCGAGGCGCTGTACGGCTTTACCGTGCTGAAGACGATCGCGATCCGGCACGGGTAG
- the ppa gene encoding inorganic diphosphatase: MSFNHVPAGKDLPQDFNVIIEIPAQSDPVKYEADKDLGLLVVDRFIGTGMRYPANYGFIPQTLSGDGDPVDVLVITPFPLLAGSVVRARALGMLQMTDESGVDAKLVAVPHDKICPMTADLKSIDDVPAYLKDQIKHFFEQYKALEKGKWVKVDGWAGIDAAHKEISEGVANYKK, from the coding sequence ATGAGCTTCAATCACGTTCCCGCAGGCAAAGATCTTCCGCAAGATTTCAACGTCATCATCGAAATCCCGGCACAAAGCGATCCGGTGAAGTACGAAGCCGACAAGGACCTGGGTCTGCTCGTCGTCGACCGTTTCATCGGCACCGGCATGCGCTACCCGGCCAACTATGGCTTCATCCCGCAAACGCTGTCGGGCGACGGCGACCCGGTCGACGTGCTGGTGATCACGCCGTTCCCGCTGCTGGCCGGCTCCGTGGTGCGCGCTCGCGCCCTCGGCATGCTGCAGATGACCGATGAGTCGGGCGTCGACGCGAAGCTGGTCGCCGTGCCGCACGACAAGATCTGCCCGATGACGGCCGATCTGAAGTCGATCGACGACGTGCCGGCTTACCTGAAAGATCAGATCAAGCACTTCTTCGAGCAGTACAAGGCGCTCGAGAAGGGCAAGTGGGTGAAGGTCGACGGCTGGGCGGGCATCGATGCCGCGCACAAGGAAATCAGCGAAGGCGTGGCGAACTACAAGAAGTAG
- a CDS encoding enoyl-CoA hydratase/isomerase family protein: MKIAQHLDPASISTLALEEIDGQILVIRLNRPEVSNAISTPMGQELIKVFGALEVDPAQYRCAILTGTGERAFCGGADLKQRDGMTDEQFSTQHYLFERMVRAITHCPIPLICAVNGSAVAGGLELLLACDFAYASKTAVFGFTEVKRGIMPGGGGTQQLPRTIGTRRSKELIFRGAKFSAEEALAWGVVNQLYEPAQVLPRAIEAARDICTSAPLSVSQAKKAIDLGMQSDLNTGLFIEIEAYNRLIPTEDRLEGISAYNEKRQPIFKGR, encoded by the coding sequence TTGAAAATAGCTCAACACCTCGATCCGGCCAGTATCAGTACGTTGGCATTAGAAGAAATCGATGGCCAGATTCTCGTGATCCGGTTGAACCGTCCCGAAGTGTCGAATGCAATCAGCACGCCCATGGGGCAGGAGCTGATCAAGGTCTTCGGCGCACTGGAGGTCGATCCCGCGCAATACCGTTGCGCGATTCTCACGGGCACGGGTGAGCGGGCGTTCTGTGGCGGTGCCGATCTGAAGCAGCGTGACGGCATGACCGACGAGCAGTTCAGCACGCAGCACTATCTGTTCGAAAGAATGGTGCGCGCCATTACCCACTGCCCAATTCCTCTGATCTGCGCGGTGAACGGCTCGGCGGTCGCGGGCGGACTCGAATTGCTGCTGGCTTGCGACTTTGCCTATGCGTCGAAAACGGCGGTGTTCGGCTTTACCGAAGTGAAGCGCGGCATCATGCCGGGCGGTGGCGGTACTCAACAGCTGCCGCGCACGATCGGCACGCGTCGCTCCAAAGAACTCATTTTCCGCGGCGCGAAATTCTCCGCTGAAGAAGCGCTCGCCTGGGGCGTGGTGAACCAGCTGTATGAGCCGGCTCAGGTGCTGCCTCGCGCGATCGAAGCTGCCCGTGATATCTGCACGAGCGCGCCGCTGTCGGTCTCGCAAGCGAAGAAGGCGATCGACCTGGGCATGCAAAGCGATCTGAATACGGGTTTGTTCATCGAAATCGAAGCCTACAACCGGCTTATCCCGACGGAAGACCGTCTGGAAGGTATCAGTGCATATAACGAGAAGCGGCAACCCATCTTCAAGGGACGCTAG
- a CDS encoding MFS transporter, which translates to MNSPIHATASPLAEQTYRKITRRLIPFLFLCYVFAFLDRVNVGIAQLDMKHDVGFSDLAYSVGAGIFFLGYVLMEVPSNLLLTRIGVKRTFSRIMVLWGILAAATAFVTLPVHFYTVRFLLGLAEAGLYPGIIFYLTRWYPVERRAKAIAIFTCATGIAGLLGGPMSGWLMTHMEGVRAMHGWQWMFIVQGLPASFLGIAAFFFLDDGPQQAKWLNDAEKAQVLADLKQSSGVSDKHAEHTFARALVDPRVYVMGFIWFAQIAGVFAIGFWLPTLIKSTGLTSPLEIGLYSAIPYFVSWIALIAMNWNSDRTMERRWHCGITMIVGAIGLFAAGLIHGSLAWSIVALSVATAGILAPNPLIWAISTDYIRGSGAAGGVALVNCIGLLGGFVSPMIIGSIKTVTHSMVGGLGAISLLMILGALAAIVLAPRTAGTRSIAEMAAKQLDDSPAANAML; encoded by the coding sequence ATGAATTCGCCTATCCATGCCACGGCTAGCCCGCTGGCAGAGCAGACGTATCGAAAAATCACGAGGCGCCTGATTCCGTTTCTTTTTCTGTGCTACGTGTTCGCGTTTCTCGACCGCGTGAATGTCGGCATCGCGCAGCTCGACATGAAGCACGATGTGGGTTTCAGCGATCTCGCTTACAGCGTCGGAGCGGGCATTTTCTTTCTCGGTTACGTGCTGATGGAAGTGCCGAGCAACCTGCTGCTGACCCGAATCGGTGTGAAGCGCACGTTCTCGCGAATTATGGTGCTGTGGGGCATTCTCGCCGCGGCGACCGCATTCGTCACACTGCCGGTGCATTTCTACACGGTTCGCTTTCTGCTCGGGCTCGCCGAAGCCGGACTGTACCCCGGCATCATCTTTTACCTGACGCGCTGGTATCCGGTGGAACGTCGCGCGAAGGCCATTGCGATCTTCACGTGTGCGACGGGCATCGCCGGGCTGCTCGGTGGGCCGATGTCGGGTTGGCTGATGACGCACATGGAAGGGGTCCGCGCGATGCACGGCTGGCAGTGGATGTTCATCGTGCAAGGCTTGCCGGCCAGCTTCCTCGGTATCGCGGCGTTCTTCTTCCTGGACGACGGTCCGCAGCAGGCGAAATGGTTGAACGATGCGGAAAAGGCCCAGGTGCTTGCCGATCTGAAGCAAAGCTCCGGCGTTAGCGATAAGCACGCGGAGCACACTTTTGCGCGCGCGCTCGTCGACCCTCGCGTGTATGTGATGGGCTTCATCTGGTTTGCACAGATTGCGGGCGTATTCGCAATTGGCTTCTGGTTGCCCACGCTGATCAAGAGTACGGGGCTCACCAGTCCGCTGGAAATTGGTCTGTACTCGGCGATTCCGTACTTCGTGAGCTGGATCGCGCTCATTGCGATGAACTGGAATTCCGACCGGACCATGGAGCGTCGTTGGCACTGCGGCATCACGATGATCGTCGGCGCGATTGGACTCTTCGCGGCCGGTCTGATTCATGGCAGCCTCGCCTGGTCCATCGTCGCTCTGTCGGTCGCAACGGCCGGGATTCTTGCGCCCAATCCGCTGATCTGGGCGATTTCGACGGATTACATCCGTGGTAGCGGCGCCGCCGGCGGCGTGGCTCTCGTGAACTGCATAGGCCTGTTGGGCGGCTTCGTTAGCCCGATGATCATCGGCTCGATCAAGACCGTGACTCACAGCATGGTCGGCGGTCTGGGTGCGATCTCGTTGCTGATGATCCTGGGCGCGCTTGCCGCGATTGTGCTTGCACCCCGAACTGCGGGAACCAGGTCGATCGCCGAGATGGCTGCCAAACAACTGGACGACTCGCCCGCGGCGAACGCAATGCTTTGA
- a CDS encoding hydroxymethylglutaryl-CoA lyase gives MTMGEKVLVREVGLRDGLQMVQTILSTEQKLEWCRRMVEAGVVEIEVTSFVPPKIVPQFADAAEVARGALQIPRLHAAALVPNLKGAQRALEVGLRKVHYVLSASNEHNLKNVRRTTAESAEDFQRIVEARDADASATRGVTLGAGVATAFGCTIAGRVEEKTVLGLVETLLKAGADEITIADTVGYANPGQVRALMRQVLAITKDVPVACHFHDTRGLGLANVVAALDAGVRSFDSSLGGLGGCPFAPNATGNINTEDTVFLLESEGLDTGIDIDALLAIRETITGWLPGEPFTGAIARAGLPKTFDLHETAAA, from the coding sequence ATGACGATGGGTGAAAAGGTGCTGGTGCGCGAAGTGGGTCTGCGCGACGGTCTGCAAATGGTCCAGACGATTCTGTCGACCGAACAGAAGCTCGAGTGGTGCCGGCGGATGGTGGAGGCTGGGGTCGTGGAAATCGAGGTGACCTCGTTCGTGCCGCCGAAAATCGTCCCGCAATTCGCCGATGCCGCCGAGGTCGCGCGTGGCGCGCTGCAAATACCCAGGCTTCACGCCGCCGCACTCGTACCTAATCTGAAGGGTGCACAGCGGGCGCTGGAAGTCGGCTTGCGCAAAGTGCACTACGTGCTGTCGGCCAGTAACGAGCACAACCTTAAAAACGTGCGTCGTACGACAGCGGAGTCCGCCGAAGATTTTCAGCGCATCGTCGAGGCGCGTGACGCGGACGCAAGCGCGACGCGCGGCGTGACGCTCGGCGCCGGCGTAGCGACGGCGTTCGGCTGCACCATTGCCGGCCGGGTCGAGGAAAAAACGGTACTGGGTCTCGTCGAAACGCTTCTGAAGGCTGGCGCCGACGAAATCACGATTGCCGACACCGTCGGTTACGCCAATCCCGGCCAGGTCAGAGCGCTGATGCGTCAGGTCCTCGCGATCACGAAAGACGTACCGGTTGCCTGCCATTTCCATGACACCCGCGGCCTGGGTCTTGCCAATGTCGTCGCCGCACTGGATGCAGGCGTGCGCAGCTTCGACTCGTCGCTTGGCGGTCTGGGCGGCTGTCCGTTCGCACCGAATGCCACCGGCAACATCAATACCGAAGATACGGTGTTCCTGCTTGAATCCGAAGGTCTCGATACCGGCATCGATATCGATGCGCTGCTCGCGATACGGGAGACGATCACGGGCTGGTTGCCGGGCGAACCGTTCACCGGTGCGATCGCGCGCGCGGGCCTGCCAAAGACATTCGATCTGCACGAGACGGCGGCGGCCTAG
- a CDS encoding MBL fold metallo-hydrolase, whose amino-acid sequence MHVQKIGEIEIRKVSEIDSLEFEPNWLFPTVDLDFVKEQRSWLGPHLIEPTELKLYLSFHSYVVKTRHHTILVDTCNGNHKHRPSMPSWSNLQTPYLENLAAIGIRPEDIDYVMCTHLHTDHVGWNTRLEDGRWVPTFPRAKYIFSRTEYDHLLKLHQSNPEMPVNRGSFVDSVLPIVEHGQASFVEMDHSFEHELGKDVWLSPAVGHTAGHVLVHIGHEHGEHAVMTGDVIHHPIQFVDPSLKNAADFDAKLAHEARFRVMSRYADTSTKILTAHFPSPTAGRVVSHGDAFRFAFDKE is encoded by the coding sequence GTGCACGTTCAGAAAATCGGCGAGATCGAGATTCGTAAAGTCAGCGAAATCGATAGCCTTGAATTCGAGCCTAATTGGCTTTTTCCTACCGTTGACCTCGACTTTGTGAAGGAACAGCGCAGCTGGCTCGGTCCTCATCTGATCGAGCCGACGGAGCTGAAGCTCTATTTGAGTTTCCACAGTTACGTCGTCAAGACCCGTCACCACACGATCCTCGTAGATACCTGCAATGGCAATCACAAGCATCGGCCGTCGATGCCATCGTGGAGCAATCTGCAGACACCGTATCTCGAGAATCTGGCGGCCATCGGCATCCGCCCGGAAGATATCGACTACGTGATGTGTACGCATCTGCATACGGACCACGTCGGCTGGAATACCCGTCTCGAAGATGGCCGTTGGGTGCCGACGTTCCCGCGCGCGAAATACATCTTCTCGCGCACCGAGTACGATCATCTGCTGAAGCTGCATCAATCGAACCCCGAGATGCCGGTCAATCGGGGCTCGTTCGTCGACAGCGTTCTACCGATCGTGGAACACGGTCAGGCGAGCTTCGTCGAAATGGATCATTCGTTCGAGCACGAACTCGGCAAGGACGTCTGGTTGTCTCCGGCGGTGGGCCACACGGCGGGTCATGTGCTGGTGCACATCGGGCACGAGCATGGCGAGCACGCCGTGATGACGGGAGACGTGATTCACCACCCGATCCAGTTCGTCGATCCGTCGCTGAAGAATGCCGCGGATTTCGACGCAAAGCTGGCCCATGAAGCGCGCTTTCGCGTCATGAGCCGATATGCGGACACGTCGACGAAGATTCTGACCGCGCACTTTCCGTCGCCGACAGCGGGGCGGGTCGTCAGTCATGGCGACGCATTCCGCTTTGCCTTCGACAAGGAATAG
- a CDS encoding LysR family transcriptional regulator gives MITSNDAIMRRLRGAHIALLIALDDHGSLRKAAQQMSLSQPAITKSLQELEIIFGVELFSRSPRGIVPNDLGRCVIRHARTLRADVGTMRDELAAILRGSGGTLAIGAVMGSLPVWLTPAVKALREAQPDTIIEVWEDNSARLLAMLDQRLLDLVIGRPSVSVHPEAYDFIPLEVEEICLVVDSGDPLGNEPDVRLADIIGNSWIVPQATLPMRSLFEQLLEDEGLSFPRYAMETSSTFATLALLRTGSGTVGLIPRKVAEYFAGGGLLRILPIYIERRGAPYGIATRRGATLTQPVQKFIELCQSRIAQL, from the coding sequence GTGATAACCAGTAACGATGCGATCATGCGGCGCCTGCGGGGGGCCCACATTGCGCTGCTGATCGCGCTCGATGACCATGGGTCGTTGCGCAAGGCAGCCCAGCAAATGTCTCTGTCGCAACCGGCCATCACCAAATCGCTGCAAGAGCTCGAGATCATCTTCGGCGTCGAACTGTTTTCCCGTTCGCCGCGCGGCATCGTCCCCAACGATCTGGGCCGCTGCGTGATACGTCACGCCAGAACCTTGCGGGCGGATGTCGGAACAATGCGCGACGAACTGGCGGCCATTCTGCGAGGCAGCGGCGGCACGCTCGCCATCGGCGCCGTGATGGGATCGTTACCCGTGTGGCTCACACCGGCCGTCAAGGCGCTACGCGAAGCACAGCCGGACACGATCATCGAAGTATGGGAAGACAACAGCGCACGGCTGCTGGCCATGCTCGACCAACGCCTGCTCGATCTCGTCATCGGAAGGCCGAGTGTCAGCGTCCATCCGGAAGCCTATGACTTCATTCCGCTGGAGGTCGAAGAGATCTGTCTGGTGGTGGACAGCGGCGACCCGCTTGGCAATGAACCCGACGTGCGGCTCGCGGACATCATCGGCAATTCATGGATCGTTCCGCAGGCAACCTTGCCGATGCGCTCGCTCTTCGAGCAGCTACTTGAAGACGAGGGCCTGAGCTTTCCGCGCTATGCGATGGAAACTTCGTCGACGTTTGCGACGCTCGCGCTGCTTCGTACCGGAAGCGGTACGGTCGGCCTGATACCACGCAAGGTCGCCGAATATTTCGCGGGCGGCGGCCTGCTCCGCATTCTCCCCATCTACATCGAGCGACGCGGCGCCCCGTACGGAATTGCGACCCGCCGCGGCGCGACCTTGACGCAGCCGGTGCAGAAGTTCATCGAACTTTGTCAGAGCCGCATTGCGCAACTCTGA
- a CDS encoding hydantoinase/oxoprolinase family protein, translating to MKRIGIDVGGTFTDVVMVDDATGKIWSTKVPTTPKDRVIGTVEGFRRILEISGAKSADVSFLGHGTTMATNMVVEGTGARTALVTTRGFRDILELRRASRHDRADLYDLLFDNPRALVERRWRLEVTERLRFDGSVETPLSHEELVEIAGRIRNSDVEAVAVCLLHAHVNPEHEKAAVAVLRELLPDRFVCASHEVNPEAMEYERTSSTVINAMLGPVCGRYIGRLVDALAQLGFAGKFLFMQSNGGLASSARVADRPIVLLESGPAGGVSAAIRNCERGDLRNAILGDMGGTTFDVSLIRDFRPEIRNKSLLHSYTVRSPSIDIDSVGAGGGSIVWIDAGGGVRIGPESAAADPGPACYGRGGKRPTVTDCNLVLGYIDPDNFLGGEFQLDAKAAWQVVDEVIAKPLGMTVPQAAQAVRSVANALMAQAIRIMTVERGYDPREFSYICYGGAGPVHAVDLADEMGIRRVVIPPLPGLFSAFGMMVADQQYDYQQPVECDLAKLGDERLRAGFDELLALGRGEAERHGVEANKVRAVRLADCRYVGQPDVITVEVPDDASCTTLAREFEAAHQRLWNFVSKDKPIVIANLRLQVIATSGWRGGVAHADEASTVAPIRTRDVYIDGNVRALPVFARSRLPVGARIDGPAVIEEHSSCAVLKASHKARVDDDLNLVIELAA from the coding sequence GTGAAACGGATAGGAATTGACGTCGGCGGCACATTCACCGACGTTGTGATGGTGGACGACGCGACCGGCAAGATCTGGTCGACCAAGGTGCCGACGACGCCGAAAGACCGTGTTATCGGCACCGTCGAGGGGTTCCGCAGGATTCTTGAAATCTCGGGTGCGAAGAGTGCCGATGTCTCGTTTCTCGGTCACGGCACGACAATGGCCACGAACATGGTGGTCGAGGGTACGGGTGCCAGGACGGCGCTCGTCACCACGCGCGGCTTCCGTGACATTCTCGAACTGCGTCGTGCGTCCCGCCACGACCGCGCGGATCTTTACGATTTGCTGTTCGACAATCCTCGCGCACTCGTCGAGCGCCGTTGGCGACTCGAAGTCACGGAGCGTCTGCGCTTCGATGGCAGCGTCGAAACGCCGCTGTCGCATGAAGAACTGGTCGAGATAGCCGGGCGTATTCGCAACTCGGATGTCGAGGCGGTGGCGGTATGTCTGCTGCACGCGCACGTCAATCCCGAACACGAGAAGGCCGCTGTCGCGGTGCTGCGCGAACTGTTGCCCGACCGCTTCGTGTGTGCGTCGCATGAGGTCAATCCCGAAGCGATGGAGTATGAGCGCACCAGTTCGACGGTCATCAATGCGATGCTCGGACCGGTCTGCGGACGGTACATCGGCCGTCTCGTGGATGCGCTCGCGCAATTGGGGTTCGCCGGCAAGTTCCTCTTCATGCAATCAAACGGTGGCCTTGCGAGCTCGGCGCGAGTCGCGGATCGTCCGATCGTGCTGCTGGAGTCGGGGCCGGCCGGCGGTGTCAGCGCCGCGATCCGCAACTGCGAGCGTGGGGACTTGCGCAACGCCATTCTCGGCGACATGGGTGGCACCACGTTCGACGTCTCGTTGATCCGCGATTTCCGGCCCGAGATCCGCAACAAAAGCCTGCTGCACAGCTATACGGTGCGCTCGCCCAGTATCGACATCGATTCGGTGGGGGCGGGCGGCGGCTCGATCGTCTGGATCGATGCGGGCGGTGGTGTGCGCATCGGTCCGGAGAGTGCCGCCGCTGATCCTGGGCCGGCCTGTTACGGACGTGGTGGCAAGCGCCCGACGGTGACGGATTGCAATCTCGTCCTCGGATACATCGACCCGGACAATTTCCTCGGCGGCGAATTCCAGCTCGATGCGAAGGCGGCGTGGCAAGTCGTCGACGAGGTCATCGCGAAGCCGTTGGGCATGACGGTGCCGCAGGCGGCCCAGGCCGTGCGCTCGGTTGCGAACGCCTTGATGGCGCAGGCGATTCGCATCATGACCGTCGAGCGCGGCTACGATCCGCGCGAGTTCTCATACATCTGCTACGGCGGCGCGGGGCCGGTTCACGCCGTGGATCTTGCCGATGAAATGGGCATTCGCCGTGTGGTTATTCCACCGTTGCCGGGCCTCTTCAGCGCGTTCGGGATGATGGTCGCGGACCAGCAGTACGACTATCAGCAGCCCGTCGAATGTGATCTCGCCAAACTGGGTGACGAAAGACTGCGCGCGGGGTTCGACGAACTTCTCGCGCTCGGCCGCGGCGAAGCAGAGCGTCACGGCGTCGAAGCGAACAAGGTTCGCGCCGTACGGCTGGCCGATTGCCGATATGTGGGGCAGCCGGACGTCATCACCGTCGAGGTGCCCGACGATGCCTCATGCACGACGCTGGCTCGCGAGTTCGAAGCCGCGCATCAGCGACTCTGGAACTTCGTGAGCAAGGACAAGCCGATCGTGATCGCCAATCTGCGCTTGCAGGTCATCGCCACGAGTGGCTGGCGAGGCGGCGTGGCGCACGCGGACGAGGCATCCACCGTTGCGCCGATTCGCACCCGCGACGTGTATATCGACGGCAACGTCCGTGCCTTGCCGGTGTTTGCGCGCAGCCGGTTGCCGGTCGGTGCGCGGATCGATGGCCCCGCGGTGATCGAGGAGCACAGCAGTTGCGCGGTATTGAAGGCGTCGCACAAAGCGCGTGTCGACGACGACTTGAACCTTGTGATTGAACTGGCGGCATGA